The nucleotide sequence TAGCATAATGCGGCCCGACAGAGATCGGCAGCGAGTAAAAAGGACGCCAAAAAAGGGCAGAAATGTCGGCAGGGAAGGCCAATCAATTACTTTACAAGGTGCTTTTGATGGATTGACTGGATCGATCAATTCCCAATTCTCATCGACCAGCCCAACATTCATTGCACCCTGTCGCGCTTCCTAAGACGTGCAGACGTCGAAAGGTGGGGTAAAGATTGGCATTTGACACATCCCCGCCAGTCAGAGACACGTCAAAATTGGCCGTTTTAGGTTCTGTACATCCAATgcgatgcaaaaaaaaaaaaaaaaaaaaaaaaaagagtaagAGCGCGGAACAAAGACGCCCTCATGACCAGTGACAGCCAAAACCGCATGGAGATCTATGTCCCAGAGTACTTTCATCGGAATTCGGATTTAGAGGGAAATCCCTATAGCCACAAGAAAAGCAGACTACCAAATTACAAGTAACGACCATGACAATTGAATGGAGCACGGCCAAACAAGGATTGCCTGGCATTGGTAAGCGCATTCATTTATGGCCTGGGATTTTTCGCCGGGTAATtccagaaaaaaaactctGGCCTGGTAATCGAAGGAACCTACGAATAGGTAATTACCTACCCAGGTAGGGTATACCATTGAAGAAAAAATACGACGAGGGCGTATCAGAGACACACCCGTTGATTCGGTTCTGGGCCACGGACGTTTGGAAGCGTGGCTTGCTTTTCAAGCTAGCCGAGCACCTACCTACTTGGTACATATTGTATTGGACAAGGTAGGGTGGATGTGAGTGGGTGCTGACAAGAGAGGTGTCGCGTCAATTTTTCAGGTGCCTTGGTCTGCAAAAAAAGCCTCCGTTCATGCCCACGACCGAGAAATGCAAACGTTTCCATGTCCAATGGTGACAGATCCCCATGAATTTATTCAATCACGCAGACTTGCGCGCCTAAACAGAGGCAAAAATTGAGAATTATTGATAAACTACGAAGACACAAGCGTCTCACTCGCTTGTTGACTTTTTGGGGTCGTCATGGTTCGCTAATCTTCTCTTTGTCAGACCCTCGCCTGGTAAGAAAATGTGCCAGTTTACCACCTTACCACCTCCCAGTGGACCCACTCGTATGCTCCCACGTCTTTTTTGTTCGGCTCCACAACCATCCGTTGGGGGCACATTACTCGCTGGCTACTCCTGCATGCTACTGGTCAGCTCATTGACCGATGGGGCCCTAGCCGGGGCTGCAGGTTCCCCTCCACTCCCTCCCCCCAGTTGGGTGCTGACCCTGCCCTCTTTCTGGACACCCccgttcttttctttcctttctctTCAAATTCCCACCACCCACCGGCCCGCCCTCTATATCATGGTCTCTGAACCCTCCATTCTTCTATTTTTGGATCAACCATTTCAGCCCCATTACCTTTTCTCTGCACTGATGCAGCAAGCAACGGCATTTTGACCCAAACTGGTTCAGATATCAAcaagctacctacctgctTGTGCCATCTTGCATCCCAAAAAAACCAACTGTCCCTGATCTTGGCATCGGTTGACTTTGTTTGACAAGGGCATAGTCGGGAGCTCCCCCGTACAAGAACCAACGGTGCTGCTCCCCTCATCTTCGACCAGGTCATCTACTACATATTTTTGCGTCTCATCCGCCACAGCACCACTCATTGCCAACCGTGAGCCTGGGCCCTGCGTTTCTATTTTGGACTCGACCACTCCAGCCTTAAAAGAGACCGTACCTTCCTTTCAAATACGCTTATTTTTACTGTCGCCGGTCGTCAAACAAGCCATAAGCATCAACGCTCACACACACGCCCTCGGCGACGCTCATTATCGCCGGCCAAGAGATTCAGTCACCGACCGTCTGCGCCTAGACGAGCGACTGGAGCCACAGCCATCTCCACCTGGAGACAGCTCACCAGCCTAGACAGGCATTTATTTTTTACACAGCGACCACATTCGCGAATAGTCTTCAAGATGGGTCGCAGGAAGATTGAAATTAAGGCGATAAAGGATGATAGAAATCGCTCTGTGTACGTACTGCCTTTGGGATACCGCAACCGCTTTTGCGTGCTTGTAGGGCTGGCTTAATGGCCTTTTGGAGTCGAAGACTAACATGCCCATGTTCCATTAACAGCACTTTTCTGAAGCGCAAGGGCGGTCTTTTCAAGAAGGCACACGAGCTTTCCGTCCTCTGCTCAGTAGACGTCGCCGTCTTTATCTTTGGTACAAACAAGAAGTTATACGAATACTCATCCGGTGACATGCGGGAGCTTATTACAAGATACACATACGTAAGTTCCGAGAGATCGTTCAACCGGCGGATAAAAGACACCGACTAACAAGTCTTACAGCACGGCGGCGCCACCGAACACAAGGGCCCTTCTGACTTCAACGGgggcgatgacgatgatgaggagGAAGGCGATGGCACGCCTCCTCTCGACCAACCCATGGATGCGCACATGATGCCTCCCCATTTCCAGGGCCAAGGACCCTTCCCACCGCACGTCATGAGACATTATACACCTTCAGCCTCGCCTCCGATACCAAACGGAGTTCCATTTCCTCCACACGGACACGGCGTGCCTCGTGGCCACACACCGCAGCCCCAGATGCTTTCTAGGCCTGGCTCTAGGAACGATGCGCGACGAATGGGCCAGCCGATGGGTCCCCAAGGCAGCCCACAAGTAAACGGTTTTGGCTTTGGTCAACAGCAAAGCATGTATGGACCCCCGAACACTACCATGCCACCTCACATGCCGCCACAGATGGCTCCCGGGCCGCCGTTTCCCTACCCTCAGCATCCGCAACATCCACCGCACCCACCGCACCCACCTCACCCACCGCACCCGCAGCAACCGCACCAGCCTCAGATGCAACAACAGTTCATCGAAGACGGGAGGCGCGCCACCATGCCAGCAAACTTTGCTCCTCACCCACCGCCACCACACGGACCAATGGGCATGCAAAGACATTCCGTTTCTCCACCGCAGCAACATCCTCACCATGTTCCTCAGCTTCCTCCCCAGCAACCGCAGCAACACCCTCACTCGTCTCCGCCACAGCCTCAACACCACCAGATGCAGAGCCCGCCCCAGCCTATGGTCAAGTTTGAGTCGCCGCAGCAAATTGAGCCCCCGCAGCATCAGCACCAACAGCAACCAGAGCCGCAAGAGCCTCGTccggagcagcagcaacaacagcagcaatcgCAGCAATCGCAGCAACCACAGGAGCCCCAGTCGGAGCCTGCACGCTCGCTCCCTCCGCCGCCACCTCCTTTGGAAGTTAAGACAGAACTTGCGCCGCCAGCCCAGCCCGGGCGGATTCCACAGCCCTCGCTACTGGATACTGCAGTAAAGAAGCTCCCGAGACAAAAGCAGCACAGTATTTTCACGCCCATCGACGAGAACAGGTCCATCCTCAGCCAAAATCTCGCAGCTTTCCACGCCGAGCCGAGCAAGAACAAATCCAGCCCTCCCGCTCATCACCGTTCATCGTCCGTGGATGAAAGTACAAGCAATGCTAGCGAGGCGTCACGCGGTAAAGACAAAGATATTGCTTCATCGCCCCCGCTGTTGAAGCGAGCCGATCCGCGCGCCTCCATATCATCTGTATCATCAGCCCCTGAGAGTGCGCCCGCACCACCCTCGCGCTCCAACAGTCTGCGGGCTGGTCCTCCACGACCTCGCCTCAAGGTGCAGATTCCAGACGAGCAGTCGGAGGATGGCAGCGGGAGCGCCACAGCCGAGTCTGCTTCATCGGCGCAAGGAGGTGCTTCAACAGACGCCACTTCGCAGTCGACACGTCAGAACGACTCGCACTCGTCCACCAACATGGTCCTGCCGCCACCAT is from Pyricularia oryzae 70-15 chromosome 2, whole genome shotgun sequence and encodes:
- a CDS encoding MADS-box MEF2 type transcription factor, which produces MGRRKIEIKAIKDDRNRSVTFLKRKGGLFKKAHELSVLCSVDVAVFIFGTNKKLYEYSSGDMRELITRYTYHGGATEHKGPSDFNGGDDDDEEEGDGTPPLDQPMDAHMMPPHFQGQGPFPPHVMRHYTPSASPPIPNGVPFPPHGHGVPRGHTPQPQMLSRPGSRNDARRMGQPMGPQGSPQVNGFGFGQQQSMYGPPNTTMPPHMPPQMAPGPPFPYPQHPQHPPHPPHPPHPPHPQQPHQPQMQQQFIEDGRRATMPANFAPHPPPPHGPMGMQRHSVSPPQQHPHHVPQLPPQQPQQHPHSSPPQPQHHQMQSPPQPMVKFESPQQIEPPQHQHQQQPEPQEPRPEQQQQQQQSQQSQQPQEPQSEPARSLPPPPPPLEVKTELAPPAQPGRIPQPSLLDTAVKKLPRQKQHSIFTPIDENRSILSQNLAAFHAEPSKNKSSPPAHHRSSSVDESTSNASEASRGKDKDIASSPPLLKRADPRASISSVSSAPESAPAPPSRSNSLRAGPPRPRLKVQIPDEQSEDGSGSATAESASSAQGGASTDATSQSTRQNDSHSSTNMVLPPPSPSASALLSAGATGPPNPFAPKRPPQHPAPGLNIDTPVSALPSRFLNNEFLPSPSSFYPDWNFRGGDNNTLPSPLNFATPVVGTGPSFLRDENPGASLKRKSPDNLSIHGPISDNPLEAGNEPKRVKVDS